From Mucilaginibacter rubeus, a single genomic window includes:
- a CDS encoding RNA polymerase sigma-70 factor: MEIKELIDSIHYNNDESAFNELYKLLINGLNQFAYSFLGDKEACEEIINDLFVNVWTGRHKLDRITNPKVYFYVAIKNACLNHIRSNNSKRNRDAQLAETYYFHLSVDPSQLLISKELQAGVLTAVNSLPSRCKLIFKMVKEDELSCNEVADILGLSNKTVFAQLAIALKKLDEALGNS, from the coding sequence TTGGAGATTAAAGAACTTATAGATTCTATCCATTACAATAATGATGAATCTGCCTTTAATGAACTGTACAAGCTGCTGATCAATGGTCTTAATCAGTTTGCGTATTCGTTTCTGGGCGATAAGGAAGCTTGCGAGGAAATCATCAACGACCTTTTTGTAAACGTTTGGACAGGACGGCATAAGTTGGATAGGATCACGAACCCCAAAGTGTATTTTTATGTGGCGATAAAAAACGCCTGTCTTAACCATATCCGCAGCAATAACTCGAAAAGGAACCGCGACGCCCAGCTTGCCGAAACTTATTATTTCCATTTATCGGTTGATCCGTCGCAATTGCTCATTAGTAAAGAGCTGCAAGCCGGAGTTTTAACTGCTGTAAATAGTTTGCCCTCACGTTGCAAACTCATTTTTAAAATGGTTAAGGAAGATGAGCTTTCCTGTAACGAAGTAGCCGATATTCTTGGCCTCTCTAACAAAACCGTATTCGCGCAGCTTGCTATTGCTTTGAAGAAATTGGATGAGGCGCTTGGGAATAGTTAA
- a CDS encoding FecR family protein: MSKSRFIELMAKSMGKTANAEELAELDMFLEQFPDYKKTYQVTNALKGNGAELAETKPEEVNSNLEEIWNRIKSSNKNTANDAKVKPMFRWQWVAAAVLLLVAAGALFYKKTEQQDSLTAENILHEIRVPYGKTEKLKLPDGTQVTLNAGSTFSYPEAFEKNSRDVSLTGEGFFEVTKNAKKPFLVHTAKLVVKVLGTVFNVKAYNNDKTVETTLLKGKVQVELKNNPEKRIILLPNEKLIVVNNREPKSAKPKESKIEYQVTELPDVKPDEVKETAWVDNRILFTNEAFEDVAVQIERKYNVQVVFENQKLRTEQISGLLDKESLQEALGIIELTTPFKFRIEGQTVYLSKKEK; encoded by the coding sequence ATGAGCAAATCCAGGTTTATTGAGTTAATGGCCAAAAGTATGGGCAAAACTGCCAATGCTGAGGAGTTGGCCGAACTCGACATGTTTCTTGAACAATTTCCCGACTATAAAAAAACGTACCAGGTTACCAATGCATTAAAAGGAAATGGTGCTGAGTTGGCAGAAACAAAACCGGAAGAGGTTAACAGCAACCTGGAGGAGATCTGGAACAGGATTAAAAGCTCAAATAAAAATACGGCGAATGATGCTAAGGTAAAACCAATGTTCAGGTGGCAATGGGTTGCTGCCGCTGTATTGTTACTTGTTGCGGCGGGAGCTTTGTTTTACAAGAAAACAGAGCAGCAGGACAGCCTGACCGCCGAGAATATATTACATGAAATTCGTGTGCCTTACGGTAAAACCGAAAAGCTGAAACTGCCCGACGGAACACAGGTTACCCTAAACGCCGGGAGCACTTTTTCATACCCCGAAGCTTTTGAAAAAAACAGCAGGGATGTAAGTCTTACCGGCGAAGGCTTTTTTGAGGTAACTAAAAACGCGAAGAAACCTTTTCTGGTACACACGGCTAAACTTGTTGTAAAGGTATTAGGAACGGTGTTTAATGTTAAGGCATACAATAATGATAAAACAGTTGAAACTACGCTGTTAAAAGGCAAGGTACAGGTTGAATTAAAAAACAATCCCGAGAAAAGGATTATCCTCTTGCCCAATGAAAAGCTGATTGTTGTTAATAACAGGGAGCCTAAAAGCGCGAAGCCTAAAGAGAGTAAAATTGAATACCAGGTAACCGAATTGCCGGATGTTAAGCCCGACGAGGTAAAAGAAACCGCATGGGTTGATAACAGGATACTGTTCACCAATGAGGCCTTTGAAGATGTGGCTGTACAAATTGAGCGCAAATACAACGTGCAGGTTGTATTTGAAAATCAGAAGCTGCGTACTGAGCAGATAAGCGGTTTGCTTGATAAAGAGTCGTTACAGGAAGCTTTGGGCATTATTGAATTGACAACGCCATTCAAATTCAGGATAGAGGGGCAAACCGTTTACCTGTCAAAAAAAGAAAAATAG
- a CDS encoding SusC/RagA family TonB-linked outer membrane protein, protein MKKTRRVFPLRGAPVCLKVILLMKAVFLLVLVTCVQVSAKVYSQQKFTLSLKQAEVSSILTKIQKQSDYRFFYNYASIKKLGKVDLDVKDATIDELLAVIIDDKLAYKMNEDHVVIIANHEEAKSLAIVKGKVVDAKGEPLIGVNIRLQGTNQGTTTDINGNFSIDAPVNGVLEISYIGFEKKVVTITGSQTLNITMVALPSALTEVVVVGYGTTKKIDVTGAVASVKGSDIQNLPVASATQALDGRAAGVNIVRNDGSPGAASSIRIRGTGTLNDANPLIVVDGVPTSNPDALSDINPNDIASVDILKDASAAAIYGTRAANGVVLVTTKKGTYNQKLATNINFYNGFSNTTKYLNLLTAPQLYQLKRERYTNDGVAIDAPWNDEYYATQRTDWQRAIMKTGHVINGDVNLQGGNEVSNYYWSTSVYNEDGIIDKTNFKRFSTRFNSEHKVTEWLKLGENIQLSYANNVGFDNNNSQTGLIFSALRFNPAIPLVNPDGTYGTSKAFANQLGDINSPYATIQEADRFNKKYRALANAFAEISFLKELKLRVNYAYDGTLNRAYNFSIADVNQARQNTTSQLTQNEGELSSQLIESFLSYDKVFGKSHVTFTGGYSYQNFKTYGFNAWRIGYDDTSQDQRVLSLGNSQFNSSVVPDESSLQSGFGRLFYDYDSRFLATLTFRADGSSKFAPSKRWGYFPAFSLGWRLSNEQFIKNITWISNLKLSGGYGELGNQNIGTFQYTSLIRLGSTYENNGYTFGGTGYTGAAVYSLANPDITWERTAMTNISLDAGFLNNQLTTTLTWFNKNTKDMLLSPPVVGAAGSVNIPNQNIGTMNNKGIEFEVNYHGGADKVKYSVGANASYIKNKVTKLNGEGTFVGSTVYGRSSQEISRTYEGQPIASFYGWKTNGLYQTQADIDNDPALKNDPRKASIRPGDVRFLDLNGDGLIDGNDRTNLGNPNPKVTAGLQGSISYKGFDFSANFTGVFGVSLYNADRMQGIDPTYPFNLYAETLGRWTGPGTSNTIPRLSLDRANDNYRTSDLFVESGSYVSLKNATLGYTLPVSWAKKATLKSVRLYASGQNLFFITGYKGYTPELGYTNGNLQRGVDVAQYPSVRTITFGVTVKL, encoded by the coding sequence ATGAAAAAAACAAGAAGGGTGTTTCCGCTTCGTGGCGCGCCCGTATGTCTCAAAGTTATTTTGCTGATGAAAGCAGTATTTTTATTGGTCCTGGTTACCTGTGTGCAAGTTTCTGCAAAAGTATACTCACAGCAGAAATTTACGCTTAGCCTGAAGCAGGCTGAAGTAAGCAGTATCCTTACTAAAATTCAAAAACAAAGCGATTACCGCTTCTTTTACAACTACGCCTCCATCAAAAAGTTGGGTAAGGTTGACCTTGATGTGAAAGACGCGACAATTGACGAGCTACTTGCCGTTATCATTGATGATAAGCTTGCTTACAAGATGAATGAAGATCATGTGGTGATCATTGCTAATCATGAAGAAGCCAAAAGCCTGGCCATTGTAAAAGGTAAGGTTGTTGACGCCAAAGGCGAACCGCTTATTGGCGTAAACATTCGCCTACAGGGTACCAATCAGGGTACCACTACAGATATAAATGGTAATTTCAGCATTGATGCACCGGTTAACGGCGTGTTGGAAATATCTTATATCGGGTTTGAAAAAAAGGTGGTTACCATAACCGGAAGCCAAACTTTGAATATAACCATGGTTGCTTTGCCATCTGCCTTAACCGAGGTTGTTGTAGTTGGTTACGGCACTACCAAAAAGATTGATGTTACCGGCGCGGTAGCCAGCGTAAAGGGTAGCGATATTCAAAATCTACCCGTAGCGTCAGCAACTCAGGCTTTAGACGGCCGTGCGGCTGGTGTAAACATTGTGCGTAATGATGGTTCGCCGGGTGCGGCCTCAAGTATCAGGATCCGTGGTACTGGTACGCTTAATGACGCCAACCCGCTTATTGTTGTTGATGGTGTGCCTACCAGCAATCCCGACGCTTTAAGCGATATCAACCCTAACGATATTGCTTCGGTTGATATATTGAAGGATGCATCGGCAGCAGCTATTTATGGTACGCGTGCAGCTAACGGCGTTGTATTGGTTACTACTAAAAAAGGTACTTACAATCAGAAATTAGCCACCAATATCAATTTTTACAACGGTTTTTCTAACACCACCAAATACCTTAACCTGTTAACTGCTCCGCAGCTTTATCAGCTAAAAAGAGAGCGTTATACCAATGATGGCGTTGCTATCGACGCGCCATGGAACGATGAGTATTACGCTACTCAAAGAACCGATTGGCAACGGGCTATCATGAAAACCGGCCACGTAATTAATGGCGATGTTAACCTGCAGGGAGGTAATGAGGTATCTAACTACTATTGGTCTACCTCGGTTTATAATGAAGATGGTATAATCGATAAAACCAACTTCAAACGTTTCAGCACACGTTTCAACTCGGAGCATAAAGTAACCGAATGGTTAAAATTGGGCGAGAATATCCAGTTAAGCTATGCCAACAATGTTGGGTTTGATAATAACAACTCGCAAACAGGTTTGATCTTCTCGGCTTTACGTTTTAATCCTGCCATTCCGTTGGTTAATCCTGATGGAACATACGGTACGTCAAAAGCATTTGCCAACCAGTTAGGAGATATAAATAGCCCTTATGCTACCATACAGGAGGCAGACAGGTTTAATAAAAAATATCGTGCACTTGCAAATGCCTTTGCCGAGATCTCTTTCCTAAAAGAATTAAAACTGCGTGTAAACTACGCATATGATGGTACTTTAAACCGTGCTTACAACTTCAGTATAGCTGATGTTAACCAGGCCAGGCAAAATACCACCTCGCAGCTAACACAAAATGAGGGTGAGCTGTCATCACAATTAATTGAGTCGTTCCTGAGCTATGATAAGGTGTTTGGCAAAAGCCACGTAACATTTACCGGTGGTTACTCCTACCAAAACTTTAAAACATATGGTTTTAATGCATGGCGGATTGGATATGATGATACTTCACAAGATCAGCGCGTGCTTAGTTTAGGTAACAGCCAGTTTAATTCAAGCGTAGTGCCGGATGAATCATCATTACAATCAGGTTTCGGCAGGTTGTTTTATGATTACGACAGCCGTTTCCTGGCTACTTTAACTTTCCGTGCAGACGGATCGTCTAAATTCGCACCATCAAAAAGATGGGGATATTTCCCGGCATTCTCTTTGGGCTGGAGGCTATCTAACGAGCAATTTATCAAAAACATAACCTGGATAAGCAACCTGAAATTATCGGGTGGTTATGGTGAGCTTGGTAATCAAAACATTGGTACATTCCAATATACCAGCTTAATCAGGTTAGGCAGTACTTATGAAAATAACGGTTATACCTTTGGTGGTACAGGCTATACAGGCGCGGCAGTTTATAGCCTTGCCAACCCGGATATTACCTGGGAACGTACTGCTATGACTAACATTAGCTTAGATGCAGGTTTTTTAAATAACCAGTTAACAACAACTTTAACCTGGTTCAATAAAAATACCAAGGATATGCTTCTGTCACCTCCTGTTGTGGGTGCGGCCGGTTCGGTAAATATCCCTAACCAAAACATTGGCACCATGAACAACAAGGGTATTGAGTTTGAAGTTAACTACCATGGTGGTGCCGATAAAGTAAAATACTCGGTTGGCGCTAACGCTTCATATATCAAAAACAAGGTAACTAAGTTAAATGGCGAAGGTACATTTGTAGGTTCAACTGTTTACGGTCGTTCAAGCCAGGAAATTTCCCGTACCTATGAAGGCCAGCCAATAGCTTCTTTTTACGGTTGGAAAACCAACGGTTTATACCAGACACAAGCCGACATTGATAATGATCCGGCCCTAAAAAATGACCCGCGTAAAGCAAGCATCAGACCTGGTGATGTACGTTTCCTTGACCTGAATGGTGATGGTTTGATTGACGGTAACGACCGCACCAACCTGGGTAATCCTAACCCTAAAGTTACTGCCGGCTTACAGGGCAGTATATCATACAAAGGCTTTGATTTTTCGGCAAACTTTACCGGTGTATTTGGTGTGAGCCTTTACAATGCCGATAGGATGCAGGGTATCGACCCAACTTATCCGTTTAACCTTTATGCCGAAACTTTGGGTCGTTGGACAGGTCCGGGTACCAGCAATACCATTCCTCGTTTATCGCTTGACCGTGCTAATGATAACTACCGCACATCTGATCTGTTTGTTGAAAGCGGAAGCTATGTAAGCCTTAAAAATGCCACATTAGGTTATACGCTTCCTGTTAGCTGGGCTAAAAAGGCAACTTTAAAAAGTGTAAGGTTATATGCTTCCGGTCAAAACCTGTTTTTTATAACCGGATATAAAGGTTATACACCTGAGTTGGGTTATACCAACGGCAATTTGCAAAGAGGTGTTGACGTAGCTCAATACCCATCGGTAAGGACAATAACATTTGGTGTAACAGTTAAATTATAA
- a CDS encoding RagB/SusD family nutrient uptake outer membrane protein encodes MKSNKLIYTLVSLALMGSGCKKALDLKQQGVYSSTNYFRNEVDAVNAVTGIYSILPEEDYIGHAESTFDTPSDDYWRSGDHGEDEAIENLTYDASNAAIRYPWKWRYEEINRATNCIINIPKITAISADVKNRSMGEAYFLRAFGYWRLMIIHGDVPIITEADYTSLNFNVPKSPIEDVRKQIESDLLKAVDLLPESYAAADRGRVSKGTALGLLTKLYMYWEKLPEAIATGQKVISNPAYALAANYTDNFTRANENSTELLFSIQAVQNVVQNDFTVYYIPRPWGGYGFSQPLQGLANEFEAGDPRKEATLLSVGDKVDLGDGNGLTTFTADLSATGFAFKKYAVFNTAAAGGGVDHSYAVPLMRSADIYLLVAEALIRTQGAGAGDALINQIRRRASASLKPVSGAGMKELIHERRVELAGEDQRHQDLMRWDKAKIVDIAAIYNLAVSKAPLDQNKTVTFVRPKNYYFPIPQVEIDKSKGVLVQNPNFN; translated from the coding sequence ATGAAATCAAACAAACTAATATATACGCTTGTGTCACTGGCCCTGATGGGCAGCGGCTGTAAAAAAGCGCTTGATTTAAAGCAACAAGGTGTTTACAGCTCAACCAATTATTTCCGTAATGAAGTTGACGCTGTTAATGCGGTAACCGGTATCTACAGTATTTTACCTGAAGAAGATTATATAGGCCATGCCGAATCAACATTTGATACGCCATCTGATGATTACTGGCGCTCTGGTGACCACGGCGAAGACGAGGCTATCGAAAACCTGACCTATGATGCTTCAAACGCAGCTATCCGCTATCCGTGGAAATGGCGTTATGAGGAAATTAACCGTGCTACCAACTGTATCATTAACATTCCTAAAATAACCGCTATCTCTGCCGATGTGAAAAATCGCAGCATGGGTGAGGCCTACTTTTTAAGGGCTTTTGGTTACTGGCGTTTAATGATCATTCATGGTGATGTTCCTATCATTACCGAGGCTGATTATACTTCACTGAATTTCAATGTTCCAAAATCGCCTATAGAAGATGTTCGCAAACAAATTGAATCCGATTTGTTGAAAGCGGTTGATCTGTTGCCTGAAAGCTATGCTGCTGCTGATCGTGGCCGGGTGAGCAAAGGAACCGCGTTGGGTTTACTGACCAAGCTTTATATGTATTGGGAAAAACTTCCTGAAGCTATCGCTACAGGGCAAAAAGTGATCTCGAACCCTGCTTATGCGCTTGCTGCAAATTATACTGATAATTTTACCCGTGCAAATGAAAACAGTACTGAGTTACTTTTCTCAATTCAGGCTGTACAAAACGTGGTACAAAACGACTTTACCGTTTACTACATCCCGCGTCCGTGGGGCGGTTACGGCTTTAGTCAGCCATTGCAAGGCCTTGCCAATGAGTTTGAGGCAGGCGATCCGCGTAAAGAAGCTACTTTATTAAGTGTTGGCGACAAAGTTGATTTGGGCGATGGCAACGGTTTAACAACCTTTACGGCCGATCTTTCTGCTACCGGTTTTGCTTTCAAAAAGTATGCAGTGTTCAATACTGCTGCTGCCGGTGGCGGTGTTGATCATAGCTATGCTGTTCCGTTAATGCGCTCTGCCGATATCTATTTGTTGGTAGCCGAAGCCTTGATCCGTACGCAAGGCGCTGGAGCAGGTGACGCGCTGATCAACCAGATCAGGCGCCGTGCGTCGGCTTCGTTGAAACCGGTTTCAGGAGCTGGCATGAAAGAGTTGATCCACGAGCGCCGTGTTGAATTGGCCGGCGAAGATCAGCGTCACCAGGATCTGATGCGTTGGGATAAAGCTAAAATTGTGGATATAGCAGCCATTTATAACCTTGCTGTATCTAAAGCTCCGCTCGATCAAAACAAAACGGTAACCTTTGTTCGCCCTAAAAACTATTACTTCCCAATCCCTCAGGTTGAGATTGATAAGAGTAAAGGCGTATTAGTACAGAACCCTAATTTTAATTAA
- a CDS encoding alpha-N-acetylglucosaminidase, whose translation MRKCLLVVAAIIALGFNAHAQVDQKASYDFIERVIPGKSNLFTVEAIPQQNGKDVFELESRNGKIVLRGNNGLSIASALNYYLKNYCFCDIGWNGTNLNLPATLPAVKGLIHKTTPYQYRYYLNYCTFNYTMAWWDWARWQKEIDWMALNGINMPLAITGEEAVWQTVYKDMGFTDKQLDEFFSGPAYFSWFWMGNIDAWGGPLPQHWMDSHKALQKKILERERSFGMTPVLSSFTGHVPPSFKDKFPGAKVKRTNWDAGFPDVFILDPDDPMFETIGKKYIEAQTKEFGTDHLYSADTFNENVPPTNDSTYLDGMSKKVFNSMAAADPKAIWVMQGWMFHYNNKFWQPQQIKALLNAVPNEQMIVLDLYSDAHPVWNRTEAYYGKPWIWSMLQNFGGNISLFGRMRHVAADPAIALHDPESKNMRGIGVTPEGIEQNPALFALMLENVWRDTPIDADAWVANYAQRRYGQVNTQASEAWHILLNSVYSGGLTEGGPESIIVARPTMKKYIDRVLTKLDYDPMQLVKAWTLLINAADSLKQSDGFQYDLVDVTRQVLANYASPLQQKMAQAYQNKDQQQFKLYSSQFLELMDDMDALLSTCKDFLLGKWINEARANGVTDKEKNLYEFNARDLVTLWGDKESGLREYSNRQWAGLIKGYYKPRWALYFGQLDKSLSTKTDFNAEAFDKQVKDWEWQWVNKHDNAYTDTAKGDPIEKAKQLFAKYNAAILGTH comes from the coding sequence ATGAGAAAGTGTTTACTTGTTGTAGCTGCTATTATTGCATTGGGCTTTAATGCTCATGCCCAGGTTGATCAGAAAGCCTCTTATGATTTTATTGAAAGGGTAATACCCGGCAAGAGTAATTTGTTTACTGTTGAGGCTATCCCGCAACAGAACGGCAAAGATGTATTTGAGCTGGAAAGCCGTAATGGTAAAATTGTGCTAAGAGGTAACAATGGCCTGTCAATAGCATCGGCATTAAACTACTATCTTAAAAATTATTGCTTTTGCGATATCGGCTGGAATGGCACTAACCTTAATTTGCCTGCTACCTTACCAGCAGTTAAGGGCCTTATCCATAAAACTACGCCTTATCAATACCGCTACTATTTAAATTATTGCACTTTTAATTATACCATGGCCTGGTGGGACTGGGCCCGCTGGCAAAAAGAAATTGACTGGATGGCCCTGAATGGTATTAACATGCCACTGGCCATAACCGGCGAAGAAGCCGTTTGGCAAACCGTTTACAAAGACATGGGCTTTACCGATAAACAACTGGATGAGTTTTTTAGCGGCCCTGCTTACTTTTCATGGTTTTGGATGGGAAACATTGACGCCTGGGGTGGCCCGCTGCCGCAGCATTGGATGGACTCGCACAAAGCATTACAAAAAAAGATCCTGGAGCGTGAACGCTCATTTGGGATGACACCTGTTCTGTCGTCATTTACCGGCCACGTGCCACCATCATTTAAAGATAAATTCCCCGGTGCTAAGGTTAAAAGAACCAACTGGGATGCCGGTTTTCCCGATGTATTTATACTTGACCCCGACGATCCGATGTTTGAAACCATCGGTAAAAAATATATAGAAGCACAAACCAAAGAGTTTGGTACCGATCATCTGTACTCGGCTGATACTTTTAATGAAAACGTGCCACCAACCAATGATTCTACTTACCTGGATGGCATGAGTAAAAAAGTGTTCAACTCGATGGCTGCTGCAGATCCTAAAGCTATTTGGGTGATGCAGGGTTGGATGTTCCACTACAACAACAAATTTTGGCAGCCGCAACAGATCAAGGCTTTGCTTAATGCTGTGCCGAATGAGCAAATGATTGTGCTTGACCTGTACAGCGATGCCCACCCCGTTTGGAACCGTACCGAGGCTTATTATGGTAAGCCATGGATCTGGAGTATGCTGCAAAACTTTGGTGGTAATATCAGCTTGTTTGGCCGTATGCGCCATGTAGCTGCCGATCCTGCCATCGCCCTGCACGATCCCGAATCAAAAAATATGCGCGGTATTGGTGTTACACCCGAGGGCATTGAGCAAAACCCGGCCCTATTTGCCCTGATGCTGGAAAACGTATGGCGCGATACGCCAATTGATGCCGATGCCTGGGTTGCTAACTATGCCCAACGCCGCTACGGACAGGTTAATACCCAGGCCAGTGAAGCATGGCATATCCTCCTAAATTCGGTGTATTCGGGTGGTTTAACTGAAGGCGGACCAGAATCGATCATCGTAGCAAGACCGACAATGAAAAAATATATAGACAGGGTACTTACCAAACTGGATTATGACCCAATGCAATTGGTTAAAGCCTGGACATTACTCATTAATGCTGCTGATAGCCTGAAACAAAGCGACGGATTTCAGTATGATCTGGTTGATGTAACCCGCCAGGTATTGGCCAATTATGCAAGTCCGCTACAGCAGAAAATGGCACAGGCTTATCAAAATAAAGATCAGCAGCAATTTAAATTATACAGCAGCCAGTTCCTGGAACTGATGGATGATATGGATGCCCTGCTCAGTACCTGTAAAGATTTCCTGTTAGGCAAATGGATCAATGAAGCAAGGGCTAATGGAGTAACCGATAAAGAGAAAAATCTGTACGAATTTAACGCCCGCGACCTGGTTACCCTTTGGGGCGATAAGGAAAGCGGTTTAAGGGAATACTCAAACCGTCAATGGGCAGGTTTAATCAAGGGCTATTACAAACCACGTTGGGCATTGTATTTTGGTCAGCTGGATAAATCATTATCAACTAAAACAGACTTTAACGCTGAAGCTTTTGACAAACAGGTAAAAGACTGGGAATGGCAATGGGTAAACAAACATGATAATGCCTACACCGACACCGCTAAAGGCGACCCGATTGAAAAAGCGAAACAACTGTTTGCAAAGTATAATGCGGCGATTTTGGGAACTCACTAA